The sequence below is a genomic window from Ipomoea triloba cultivar NCNSP0323 chromosome 2, ASM357664v1.
tacctcaTTGCACGATAAAGAGGTTGGTACCAGAAAACATAGGCTCCTGGGACACCTGATATCAAGTAAATTATAGCAAGAAACCATATCGTTACACCTGAAAATTAACAGAACTTAAAATTAGTCGCAAACTTTTAACCAATTTCTGAATGAAGATCCAGAAATGAAATTTAACACCAACCTTCTCCCTTCAACCAAGCACAGGTAACTGCTACAAAATTCCAGCAAAGACAGAGAACAAGTCCTGCAAGTCACTGAAGCCAAAATGAGCCTAATATTCTGCaaatatggtttttttttttttttttaaattcaaatatttttaataagacCAAACTAAAACCAGAATCTATTACTGGCATTTCAACctcaaatttattataaactaACTATAATAAAATCGATTTCAGCAGGATAACACAATCATAATATTCCCAAGTAAATTGACCTTTAGAATTGAAATACATGCAAAAGGGTACAAAAATGAATTACAAGGATGACAGGCATTGAATATCAAATTCATATGCTGATAGATGCTTGAACTTGGGTAGAggttgggaagaaaaaaaacaacaatatcAATGAAACTGGATTTAGACGACATACCCAAATATGTTGTGAATGCCACGTACTGCAACCTCTGTAGATGGATTGGAATTTCATTTGCAATGTCATGGTGAATGACAGGAAAGAACGGAGGCCAATTGTTTTCCTCAATTACAATCCCAGCTgccaaatagaaaacacatgaTAGATTTAGTATCACACAGTGGAGAGGAAAACACTGTTGAAAAAATCTGAGTTTGACATGAGGTGCAAGTAATATAGAGAGCTACCTCGTTTAATGGCATCCTCCTTCCTTTGCAGTTCCTAAAGAATACCAATAAACTGACAATTAGCATgaaaaaataagtcaaattaCAATAAGACTAAAAGAGGCCTGAATTCTagattaggaaaaaaaaacttgcaaGTAAACTGGCATCCTATTTCTAAATGCACTAATTCAAGAAAGCAAAGAAGCTAAGGGATTGTTTACTAAAGTGGAAAAAATGTTGTAATCCAACCTAACATCAAACCAAAGCAAAGAGTATAAAATTTAAGCAAAACAGAATTCAAAATCATACCTCTTCCCTCTTTTTCAGTTCAGCCTCCCTAGCTAGAAGCTCCTTCTCCCTCTTCTTTAAATCCTGAATTTATAGAAGCAAATAGATTATCTCAACCCTAATACCCTAAAAATTACAATCATAAAAAGGGACCCTGAAAAGTGCCTTATGTATGTAAAAAAGAGCAGCTACCACTTATATGATGAGGAGCATTGTTTTCACCTGGGAGTTACCAAGGGGAATATCAACAGTAGCACTATGATCATAGTCAACAGGTTCATGAGGAAGAGGGGAAAGCTGTGAGTTTGATGCTTGTGGGGCACCCCGGGAATTCTTCAGATTTCAACAGAATTTGGTAATGCATATGCAaggtaattttgtaattattactgAATGAAGAAAAACAAGCATGCAACTAATAGATTCTCACCAAATCGAGTTCTAGACCGACCAAATGAAAAACTTCATACCACTACAACTAAACGTAAAGTCGTATATATCTACATAGTGCCAATTGTAATGCAGATGAAACACCATTCTGCATAAGTTTTTCACAGTGATTGATGGCGATTCATGTAACAAGAATACATTCAGCACGAAAACTAAAACCAAAATTTCTGAAATTGACTGCCCTGGCAGCGCAATTAAAcctaaacaataataatcaaaccCCTTCACAGAATCCCTAACCATTGTACAATCGCACGCAccaaaataaaatcaaacttCAACGATACGACAATGCGCCCATGTAATATGATATGACAATACATGCATGAATGCATGATTCAAGACAATACCGCAAATGGGTTAATTTCTTCATCGGCGAACGGATTCTCCTTGTAACCGCTTGCCATGAGATTGAATCACCAACAACTATCaacagaaagaaaagaaaaaaaaaaaaaagatttttatttatttaatttcattaattcacGCTTTCTAAATTCTAAGAACTCGATCTTCCCCGGGAGAAGAACGAAAGGATCGCACACTAAAATTCTGATATTAAGCAAACATTTCCGGTTGTCCAAAATCCACACTGACATTTTCAGGTTGAGAGCAGAGAATGCCGCATTTTGCGCTGGTTGTTAAATACGGATAAGGTTTTAGCccttccatttttatttttttttatttttttggtaactAAATATTACACCATCCACCCCTGTAATTTGCTATGTTACACACACACTTTGAAAGAGTAGCGATTTCCCATTTTCTCAAGAAACCCGTAACCACTACCCGAGAATAATACTACAGCAGCAAGGAAGATACAAAACTTGAAAAAATTtcactaaataataataataatgataataaatagaaaaaaatgcCGGTTGTTAAACAATTGGGTTAGGGAACTTATGCATCAAGGCCAACATGTTGCCTAAATGAATACTAGAATGATACATTTTCAAATGCAGAAGAACAAAAAAGCAAAAATGACAACATGAATAGGCGTAACAAAACAACGTAACGAAAGGCGCTTTGCATGGATGGGGTTGTTATCATCAGATCATTCCCTCGGACCGTacaagacatatatatatatatatcttgtgttAGCAGGGTTTAAGACCACAACCTTGTTTATAGGATGGTAAAGCAATGCTGGTTTGCGCCTTTGCAGTTACACTCTAGATGACTTCCCAAGAAGTTCAAAATCCGATTCTTGATTGTTCATTGCCTCGGGCTTTCCAGTGTGGCATTGTCTAGTGTAGTCACTCATCCTCGGATCTATTGGAATTTTCCCTCCTTATCATTTGTATGATGTCCTGCACAACTTCCGACATTGCTGGCCTGAACTCCGGCTCAGGCTACCAAGAAAACAAGACTACATTCTTAACATGTCGAAAGAATAAAGTATGGAATGTTTCTAGGCGTTGGGCACGTAATATATATGgagtaaaatataaatgtgcaattcaactatcagtttagacagAACACGTCTTCCAATTTGGTATCAGTTCAAAATGTATAGTCTAATGATCATTTTCAGCATTATAGTTGAGATGGGACATATGATTACTTCGCGTTTCCATCCAACTGAACTACATTTACTCTAGCATAATAATATTTCCAAGTATAGCACACTAGGAATATCGAAGTCATAACTTACCTGAACACATCGGGCAATTATGTCGGCGAAGTGTGATAACGATTTTACGGGGTATTTTCCATTAAGACAAGGGTCAACCATCCTTGTCAAGGCTTCAATATCGTGGAGCTGAGGTATGGCCCATCTAACCAAGGATTGCTCACCACGACTCCGATTACTAAAATAATCAAAAGATAATTACATCATATCGCTTGTAAAGGGGGgcaaaaaacataaaaataactcAGGTGTTGGACAAGGATTTTTACCTGTCATATGACATCCTGCCCGTTAAGAGTTCCAACATCACCACCCCAAAACTGTAAACGTCACTGTTTATGGTATAAATTCCCGACTCAGATTCTGGGGCACCATAGCCATAGGTTGCAAGAAGTTGTCCTGACAACTGAAAATTTCGTGATGTTACATATGCAGTTTTCAAGCATCTTGGAAGTTACAAACATAATATAAACTCAAATCCGTAGAATGAAGTTAATGAATTGAATACTATAAAACACTGGTAATCTCATTATTTAACCAGCAAAAGAGGAGCTGGACACTTTCAAAAAGGTTTAACCCTTATAGATAGATCTCAATCTTTGGAATAAAGTAAGTTGGCAATGGATCTTTGGTAAAACATTTCGCTTTAGATCAATTAAAAaactatttagtatttacacTTTACCTGACTTGCAGCCCCTGTTGATATCAATGGAGCCAAACCACAATCAGACACATGTACAGCAAGCTCATCATCAAGGAGAACATTTGCTGACTTCAAGTATCTGTGCACAATCGGTGGCTCACAAACCTCATGCAGATACCTTCAccatataaaagaaaattgttAATCCATGCCCTTACTTGCATTTTTATTTGAGTAGATTAACGCAACCTTAAAGTCCAACCTGGACcttccctttattattattattattattttgttttcctaCTAATAACAGTAGAAATATGTAACTTACTCCAATGCTCTTGCAGCTCCCAGAGCCATCCTGATGCGGATATTCCACGAAAGGTCTTTCTTGAATTCATCATCAGAGTGCAATGCATCATGCAATGATCCATTACTGCAGTATTCATAAACCAGGAGCCTTTGACCATGCTCCGCACAGTATCCCATGAGCTCAACAACATTAGCATGACGTATCCTATCAATGCTGTTTACCAGTTCAAGAAACTCATACTCCGGTTGACTGGAGAATTTTGTGTCCAGTTTCTTGACAGCAAGAAACTACAGAACcattaaaaagaagaagaagagtgtcAGAGGTGAATCATGCAGTTAAAAACACCTAGCCTAAGGAGTGGGGGGAGAAGGAGAGGGAAAGAGAGAGATTCACTATTCTTAGATAGAAAATAAGTTACTTGGAGTATTGTGAATGTTTAGTGAGAATATAACTTGTGCACTAAGGAATCTATTAAGGTAGATTATCTCATAAGTAAAGAATAATACTGAAGGGCACAAAACAATCACTGAAACagtaaaagtatatataaagcTGGAGATGTGTTTTCTCTTTGACACCAGAAAATCCTAGTCAACCAGACAAACTTTAGACCCTTAATATTGATCATAGAAAATCTGTAAACGAGGAGCAGCCAAGCAGATATAGATAGTTGCAATTAAAGCCAACGGGCTTTCAATGATCCAAAAGTTATGATTCAGCATGAAGAGACAATATGCTCAGCACCAAGATTTGTAGTCTCCACTGGCAAAACTTAACCAGTTTTTAAAAGGTTTTTCCTAGATATTTACATGCCAAGATCTGTAAAAACCATTCTTAATAAAGGATTAAAATATAgttttttaaagataatacaGCACTAATAATAAGGATATTCAAGAAAAATCAGGGTTAGGCTACTCAAATGCCAAAGAAGATGATTACAACTTAAACGTGGGTTTAAACAGAATATTCAAAAGCAATAAAAGAGTTGAAGATCGAAATAAAAAATGGGAATCAGAGACAGGTACTCGATATTAGTAGGTTTACTTCAATCAGAAGAGATATGCCCATACCTTGCCATTAGGGAGCTCTGCCCTATACACATTTCCTAGACTTCCAGTTCCAATAAGATTATCTTGAGAAAAACTATTGGTATATTGCTGAAGAGATGCTACTGTGTATGATTTCACAGAAGTTGGTGGCAGTGGCCTGGTTGAACGCTTCATTACATTTTCTTCAGCACGTGGGATTGGCTGGACAATAACCCTCTCTTTTGGTGAatctggtggtggtggtggtggtggaggaggaggaggaggaggagaagctggtggtggtggaggcggcggcggcggtggtggtggtgccATCAAATCAATATCAAATCTGCTCAGGTTAATCTCATGGTTGTCCTTCTTTGGTATAGCACTCATGTTTTCTCTAGTTGCTGCCTGTTCATTGTGTGGTTTTGGAATGGATACAGGCCATCTTGTACGCTGCTCCTCCTTTGGCACTACTACTGGAGGAGCTGTAGAAATACATCTGAGAATGTCATCCTTCATGTGCAGATGCATAAATGGAAGCAAAGATGTGTTTATTATGTGAATAACAATCATAATCTAAAAATTCCAATACCTTTCTCTATATCAGAGCCAGGTTGAGGCAATGAGCCATTATTAGCGGGGTTCTCTCTTGCCCCCATATATGGAGCTATTTCATGCCGCTTGGGAATCCTATGATTCTCTTGTCTTTTCTGAAGGCACTTGGGTAAACAAAGAAGGATTGCTAATACCAATACTATAAATGACAATACTGCTCCAATTGATATCCCAACTACCCTTTTCGTTGATGACTTTTTGCTTGTGGTAGAATTTGATTGCCCAGTTGCTGATGGCCCATCAGCCTGCTTTGCAGGTCTCCTGTCAGACTTTGGTGGTGTCTGTGCAGAAGTTGGACCCCCAACAAAGAATGGCGGTGCTGGAGGGGGTGTCGTAGAGGATGTTGGTGTCGTGGAGGATGTTGGTGGAAGTGGCGCACTACTGCTGTTGAAAGGATTTCCATCTTTTCTGTAAGATAAAAGTACTTCAAATAGTTAGCTCAAAGTAAAATCCCAATACTTGCTATTGCTGCTCATAAACAAGTATGTTTCTATTGGATCACATATGAGCACTTCAGCAGCCAAAGAAAATAAGATCCAAAACGCAGAATGCAAAAGACACTTCAGTTTTTACAGGTAATGTTTAGAAGAATAGAATAAACATGATTTCTTCCTAAAAACAGAATTATTTGTAACTGTTTACACCTAAGCGACAGCCAATATATGGGACAACAGCTTTGTGTGAAAACAGGAATAGCCAAATCCTATAATGCTAGATCAAACTTAGGTTGGTTGAAATCCATTTAGAGtttgaattttgtatttttttcacAAATACTGAAGGGGttttaatataacatatactttacaatatacaaattatatataaggaTACTTTGGTAATTTCATGTCCAAGCTTTACATCCCCCCTataacacatatatacatataggtgATTCTTCCCGGAAAacttcaaagaataaaaaattgtttatgtttgtGTAGCTATAAAAGCTGATCAATGTGGTACATAATTTGtgattaaagtttaattattgtaGCACTTACTTGAAATCAGGAATAGTCAGGAGTTGCTGTGGTATTGGTCCAGAAAAAAGGTTATTTTCGATATTTCTGAGGGGGGAGGAGGAGGGAAGAAAGTGTTAGTACAATACTATATCATTCTAGAAAATACAAGTGTTGAGTGATAGAAACAAAGTAAAGAGGAATACAAATCTCTGAGGGGAAGATTTTCCAAAACATCAAGGGTTCCAGAAAGTTGATTGCTCTGCAAATGACTGGTGGTATCAAGA
It includes:
- the LOC116010685 gene encoding secretory carrier-associated membrane protein 1-like isoform X2, whose product is MASGYKENPFADEEINPFADLKKREKELLAREAELKKREEELQRKEDAIKRAGIVIEENNWPPFFPVIHHDIANEIPIHLQRLQYVAFTTYLGLVLCLCWNFVAVTCAWLKGEGVTIWFLAIIYLISGVPGAYVFWYQPLYRAMRTDSAIRFGQFFVCYSIHIGFCVVAAIAPPIFFKGKSLTGMLPALEVLTDSIFVGIFYLIGFVLFCIESLISIWVIQQVFSYFRGSGKAEQMKREAARSTMMASL
- the LOC116010685 gene encoding secretory carrier-associated membrane protein 3-like isoform X1, yielding MASGYKENPFADEEINPFANSRGAPQASNSQLSPLPHEPVDYDHSATVDIPLGNSQDLKKREKELLAREAELKKREEELQRKEDAIKRAGIVIEENNWPPFFPVIHHDIANEIPIHLQRLQYVAFTTYLGLVLCLCWNFVAVTCAWLKGEGVTIWFLAIIYLISGVPGAYVFWYQPLYRAMRTDSAIRFGQFFVCYSIHIGFCVVAAIAPPIFFKGKSLTGMLPALEVLTDSIFVGIFYLIGFVLFCIESLISIWVIQQVFSYFRGSGKAEQMKREAARSTMMASL
- the LOC116010331 gene encoding protein STRUBBELIG-RECEPTOR FAMILY 3 isoform X2, translating into MSLNENHLSGEIPDSFQGLTALVNLDLSNNNLSGRLPPSVGNLSALITLHLQSNQLSGTLDVLENLPLRDLNIENNLFSGPIPQQLLTIPDFKKDGNPFNSSSAPLPPTSSTTPTSSTTPPPAPPFFVGGPTSAQTPPKSDRRPAKQADGPSATGQSNSTTSKKSSTKRVVGISIGAVLSFIVLVLAILLCLPKCLQKRQENHRIPKRHEIAPYMGARENPANNGSLPQPGSDIEKAPPVVVPKEEQRTRWPVSIPKPHNEQAATRENMSAIPKKDNHEINLSRFDIDLMAPPPPPPPPPPPPASPPPPPPPPPPPPPDSPKERVIVQPIPRAEENVMKRSTRPLPPTSVKSYTVASLQQYTNSFSQDNLIGTGSLGNVYRAELPNGKFLAVKKLDTKFSSQPEYEFLELVNSIDRIRHANVVELMGYCAEHGQRLLVYEYCSNGSLHDALHSDDEFKKDLSWNIRIRMALGAARALEYLHEVCEPPIVHRYLKSANVLLDDELAVHVSDCGLAPLISTGAASQLSGQLLATYGYGAPESESGIYTINSDVYSFGVVMLELLTGRMSYDSNRSRGEQSLVRWAIPQLHDIEALTRMVDPCLNGKYPVKSLSHFADIIARCVQPEPEFRPAMSEVVQDIIQMIRRENSNRSEDE
- the LOC116010331 gene encoding protein STRUBBELIG-RECEPTOR FAMILY 3 isoform X1, which codes for MRGKRSAMFCLISKIFLAYFLILAAQISDGASPGDVAAINTLFTALGSPPLPGWGVDGDPCDGKWQGVVCEDSNIVSITINGANLGGELGDNLEGFSSIKTIDLSNNLIGGSIPSNLPVTLQTLFLSDNQLTGSIPDSLSSLSQLSAMSLNENHLSGEIPDSFQGLTALVNLDLSNNNLSGRLPPSVGNLSALITLHLQSNQLSGTLDVLENLPLRDLNIENNLFSGPIPQQLLTIPDFKKDGNPFNSSSAPLPPTSSTTPTSSTTPPPAPPFFVGGPTSAQTPPKSDRRPAKQADGPSATGQSNSTTSKKSSTKRVVGISIGAVLSFIVLVLAILLCLPKCLQKRQENHRIPKRHEIAPYMGARENPANNGSLPQPGSDIEKAPPVVVPKEEQRTRWPVSIPKPHNEQAATRENMSAIPKKDNHEINLSRFDIDLMAPPPPPPPPPPPPASPPPPPPPPPPPPPDSPKERVIVQPIPRAEENVMKRSTRPLPPTSVKSYTVASLQQYTNSFSQDNLIGTGSLGNVYRAELPNGKFLAVKKLDTKFSSQPEYEFLELVNSIDRIRHANVVELMGYCAEHGQRLLVYEYCSNGSLHDALHSDDEFKKDLSWNIRIRMALGAARALEYLHEVCEPPIVHRYLKSANVLLDDELAVHVSDCGLAPLISTGAASQLSGQLLATYGYGAPESESGIYTINSDVYSFGVVMLELLTGRMSYDSNRSRGEQSLVRWAIPQLHDIEALTRMVDPCLNGKYPVKSLSHFADIIARCVQPEPEFRPAMSEVVQDIIQMIRRENSNRSEDE